In Streptomyces longhuiensis, the following proteins share a genomic window:
- a CDS encoding DeoR/GlpR family DNA-binding transcription regulator, with product MGAHARWTQLLEILGNEGHLDVTEAAERLGCSSATIRRDMDELARQSLLTRTRGGAVVSSVAYDLPLRYKTARKADEKQRIAKAVAELVPSGSVVGINGGTTTSEVARELAVRTDPGGTSGGVALTVVTNAINIANELAIRPHVKIVVTGGVARPSSYELVGPLVTSVLQSLALDYTILGVDAVHPHFGAATHDESEASANRSLAERAGTVIVVADSSKLGRRAFAQVCALNAVSILVTDKDAPEALVEDITAQGIDVICV from the coding sequence GTGGGCGCACATGCCCGATGGACCCAACTGCTGGAAATACTCGGCAATGAGGGTCATCTCGATGTAACGGAGGCGGCCGAGCGACTGGGCTGTTCCTCCGCCACCATTCGGCGCGACATGGACGAACTGGCCCGGCAGTCCCTGCTGACCCGCACGCGCGGCGGGGCCGTGGTGAGCTCCGTCGCCTACGACCTGCCGCTGCGCTACAAGACGGCCCGCAAGGCGGACGAGAAGCAGCGCATCGCGAAGGCGGTCGCCGAACTCGTCCCGTCGGGCTCCGTCGTCGGCATCAACGGCGGCACCACGACCTCCGAGGTGGCCAGGGAACTGGCCGTCCGCACCGACCCGGGCGGCACGTCCGGCGGTGTCGCGCTCACCGTCGTCACCAACGCCATCAACATCGCCAACGAGCTGGCGATCCGCCCCCATGTGAAGATCGTCGTCACGGGCGGCGTGGCCCGGCCGAGCTCGTACGAACTCGTCGGCCCGCTCGTCACGTCCGTGCTGCAGAGCCTCGCCCTCGACTACACGATCCTCGGCGTGGACGCGGTCCACCCGCACTTCGGCGCGGCCACCCACGACGAGTCGGAGGCCAGCGCGAACCGCTCGCTCGCCGAACGCGCGGGCACGGTCATCGTGGTGGCCGACTCCTCGAAGCTGGGCCGCCGGGCGTTCGCCCAGGTGTGCGCGCTGAACGCGGTGTCGATCCTGGTGACGGACAAGGACGCCCCCGAGGCCCTCGTCGAGGACATCACGGCACAGGGCATCGACGTCATCTGCGTGTGA